From Nicotiana tabacum cultivar K326 chromosome 22, ASM71507v2, whole genome shotgun sequence, one genomic window encodes:
- the LOC142175778 gene encoding uncharacterized protein LOC142175778 has translation MIKPGLHVPHRWQDLLSLLENYTPRLKFEKVIWEFSLEGWIKVNTDGTSRGNPGRNAIGFCLRDKAGDLRYAIGREITEGSNNETEVVATVEALRLCRALNYTQIWIQTDSVLLKNIIDGLWKPPWCIVEYVEEIMRLKEGCNIKVSHIFREGNRLADHLANYALDIGNT, from the coding sequence ATGATAAAACCAGGCCTACATGTGCCTCACAGGTGGCAGGATCTACTGTCTTTGTTGGAGAACTATACTCCACGATTGAAATTTGAGAAAGTGATCTGGGAATTTTCTTTAGAGGGATGGATCAAAGTTAACACTGATGGAACATCCAGAGGGAATCCCGGAAGAAATGCAATAGGTTTTTGTTTGAGAGATAAAGCTGGAGATTTGAGGTATGCTATAGGAAGGGAGATTACTGAGGGATCAAATAATGAAACTGAGGTAGTAGCAACAGTGGAGGCATTAAGGCTGTGTAGAGCACTGAACTACACACAGATCTGGATACAAACTGACTCAGTACTACTGAAGAATATAATAGATGGATTGTGGAAACCACCTTGGTGTATTGTTGAATATGTGGAGGAGATTATGAGGCTGAAGGAGGGGTGTAATATCAAGGTGTCACACATCTTCAGAGAGGGGAACAGATTGGCAGATCACTTGGCAAATTATGCTCTTGACATTGGCAATACATAG